Proteins encoded within one genomic window of Gadus macrocephalus chromosome 16, ASM3116895v1:
- the pcp4b gene encoding calmodulin regulator protein PCP4, translated as MSERQGSGAAASNNQTSGAQDASKKDVPAEDFDIDMGAPETEKAAVAIQSQFRKFQKKKQDDKS; from the exons AGACAAGGATCAGGAGCCGCGGCTAGCAACAACCAGACCTCTGGAGCACAAG acGCTTCCAAGAAGGACGTCCCCGCCGAGGACTTTGACATCGACATGGGGGCCCCGGAGACCGAGAAGGCGGCGGTGGCCATCCAGTCCCAGTTCAGGAAGttccagaagaagaagcaggaCGACAAGTCCTAG